A window of Branchiostoma floridae strain S238N-H82 chromosome 9, Bfl_VNyyK, whole genome shotgun sequence genomic DNA:
NNNNNNNNNNNNNNNNNNNNNNNNNNNNNNNNNNNNNNNNNNNNNNNNNNNNNNNNNNNNNNNNNNNNNNNNNNNNNNNNNNNNNNNNNNNNNNNNNNNNNNNNNNNNNNNNNNNNNNNNNNNNNNNNNNNNNNNNNNNNNNNNNNNNNNNNNNNNNNNNNNNNNNNNNNNNNNNNNNNNNNNNNNNNNNNNNNNNNNNNNNNNNNNNNNNNNNNNNNNNNNNNNNNNNNNNNNNNNNNNNNNNNNNNNNNNNNNNNNNNNNNNNNNNNNNNNNNNNNNNNNNNNNNNNNNNNNNNNNNNNNNNNNNNNNNNNNNNNNNNNNNNNNNNNNNNNNNNNNNNNNNNNNNNNNNNNNNNNNNNNNNNNNNNNNNNNNNNNNNNNNNNNNNNNNNNNNNNNNNNNNNNNNNNNNNNNNNNNNNNNNNNNNNNNNNNNNNNNNNNNNNNNNNNNNNNNNNNNNNNNNNNNNNNNNNNNNNNNNNNNNNNNNNNNNNNNNNNNNNNNNNNNNNNNNNNNNNNNNNNNNNNNNNNNNNNNNNNNNNNNNNNNNNNNNNNNNNNNNNNNNNNNNNNNNNNNNNNNNNNNNNNNNNNNNNNNNNNNNNNNNNNNNNNNNNNNNNNNNNNNNNNNNNNNNNNNNNNNNNNNNNNNNNNNNNNNNNNNNNNNNNNNNNNNNNNNNNNNNNNNNNNNNNNNNNNNNNNNNNNNNNNNNNNNNNNNNNNNNNNNNNNNNNNNNNNNNNNNNNNNNNNNNNNAtcatctcaccatatacacctcgggccggggcattaaccctttattaatgTAAATGATAAATTGGATAGTCCGTTCTTGTGTTGTATATAACCGACAGCAGAAACTATCTGACCAACTCCTTGGACTAATCAAGGGAAGTTGATGCATGATGTCATGTCTTTTGAAAGTTGATACACAAGTTGCTCTTAAGTTGACTTATCAAATGCAGGTGAGTTTACACACTGGAAGTTATTTCTAGGTTTCCTAAGAAGAGACAGCAAAGCATGGGAAGATCACTCTCTGCCTATGAGGGCATTGAAGATGAGAAACCAAGATCATTCCTAGGATCCACCCCCACCTCCGACATAAAccactgcttggagaataaggaaaatacatcgTTGTATTGTTATTGCACAATATTTACCAATACAATAGTGACAAAAATTATCCCGGCCTAGCCCTTACTTTTAATCATTAGTATCTTACCTCTTGAACGCTTCTGTGTTTTCCTTCAATGTTTGACACTGGTCCGCTCCAGAGCTGAAATACTCCTTATAAGTTCGTGCGAGTTTATTATTTGCATACTCCTCATAGTCTGTCAAGCAAACCATGGAGCGGGACATCTCAGTCTCTTCTAGATCCTGTGATAAAACAGGCAAAAGTGAGCTGTAATTCCTTAATTGTTTCTTTATTCGTACTTTAAAACATAATAGATAGTTATTAGATACATGTCAAAGAAATATGAATGACATATAACACACCATCCCACACAGAGTTAACCATCGCGGCAATGCTGCCTTATGATATCGTAAGGCACTACCGCGATAGTCAACCCTGAGTGGGAGGGTGCATATAACACTGAATGGGAGACCTGAAGCAGAATCGCGATTTTTATGATACATACACTGAACGTTTAAAAATCGATTCATGTCACTTTGGATCATTGGACAAACTTACGATGTAGGATTGATAGGGGGATATCACTGTATGAAGCACACTTTTAGCTGTCAACAGGAACTCCTATCGGGATCTCTACTCGCTATATTCATATACGAAGTGACACTGGTTCACCTTCTTCACTGGCGTTTATATCATATACAAGTTCTAATCTGCGATTTTCGATAAAGACCATGTTCTCACATCGTTTCCGACCATCTTATATACTTGAGAATTCGAACCTGACCTACCCTAAAAATTGCACATGTTTTATTCCATTCTCATTCGCTACACTATCATCAGATTCCGAATCCGCCATGTGGCGCTAATTAAAGATCAGTGCTTATCGACCCttactacaactacaagtaaCGTTTGTTTCTTCGTTCAAAGTCACGCTGAAGGTTTTCATGGATGGCAACATAACGAACACCGATTAAATATAGCTATACaagcttttcatttgacgtcatctgcacCATGTCAGATTAAAGTTACAACGTACGGCTGTAAACCATACGAAGATGCTACTGCCCGTTAAtcacccgccaacatggtcatCGTCGGATTCAAATTATAGTTAGTACGaccgtcaatgaaaagcctgtatatactgtacaacAAATATCTCACAAATGTCCCCCGCCTGAAGTAGCCAGGCAGCAGCACTGGTATTACACTTACAGTTCCTACCTGGCCTAAGACTCGACTGGACTCAGCGGAAATATAACATTTGTTTCACATCCAACGTCACACAAAAGGAACAGTACGAAACATGCATGGCACTCTTTACCTCTCACAGCACAAActgcatgtactgtacatgtatactcatGCCTTATGGCGGTGGTAGTAGAGTCTATTAGACATAACCTTTGTACCCATAAATTATGTGGTCGACGGCTGTTGGTAGAGAGGTCAATCATTGTACAAGTCAGGCCTGGTGAACTGAGCCCTTTTGCATGGTTGTTTGGCGgcaccccactgttacactggTCCCGATGTGACCCACATGATAAACTATAATTTTGGACGAGGTTTTTAGGCTTGTTTTTATGATAGTAACGTTATGACTTAAACAGACGCCTATACAAGACATAATGAAACCCGAGCCTTcatcattctcctacgcagagggaccacagtcgtgtcgaaacttCCACTTCTGGCCTGTCGTTCAAGACTgaatagcctggataccatacctcaacctcaaatatctttcttACGATGGATACtagagatcgggctggggtttggtaaccaggctaaagACTGAACTGTGACCAGTGATGATCTCTGACCTCCGGCTGACCCGGCCTGCCACACCAACTTTGATTGACGATTTACGATTTggttgtgtaacgttatatttggcTTGTTGATTGTTTAGTTTCTCGTACAGTATTACTTTGTTTATACTGTTCTGTGTATGTTATTCTGTTCAGCTCATGCATGGAAAGCAGTGCGCTATTTGTGAAGCACTGAGTGTGTTCAACCATGtttaaagaaaatagaaataaataaacgGCAACTTCACAGATGATATGATCACTGGTGGAGGAAGAGCGTCAGAGCAAGGAAAACGTGGGcgttgcaaaaacaacaaaattatcaaaCGCCTGTACTTTTCCCACGTCCTTATCTGTAGTACCGCTCACTTAACCTGTTTCATGACAAGTTGAAACTGCTGTATCTAGCACATGTAGGTAAGTTTACTTCCTTTATCTTATCCGTTCTATGATAATTCTGCAATAAcctatttcttttatacaaaTTTGAGTTCAGGGCTATGTCTAGAANNNNNNNNNNNNNNNNNNNNNNNNNNNNNNNNNNNNNNNNNNNNNNNNNNNNNNNNNNNNNNNNNNNNNNNNNNNNNNNNNNNNNNNNNNNNNNNNNNNNCTATTTCTACCAGTAAGAGTTAACAAGGAGGGATGTGTATGTAAGATAGGTATTTTTGGTTGTTTTGAGGCCACTAGAAATATCTACGTGTGCCATGGTACAGTCTTATCAAAAGTAACACTGAAAACCTGTGCACCTGTCGGATACCTTACGGAAGAAGACGTAAATTGCAAGGTATACCCTCCCTCGGTAACATGGGTTTGACATGTGCGTCACTTGTTTATTCAGGTCCTTGCAGTTACGAAAAACAAAACACTCGACAACTCACCCTTTGATAACACTAGCAGCTATCCCAGATGACCTTTGCAGATTCCAACACAACACTTTTCCTTCCGACTCTTTGCCCAGAGATTCGTGTATATACGTCTCAAGTAGTGTTCTCATCTCCTATACCTTCGTACAGGCGACATGAACTACGCGGTGGTGATTGGCCTACTGGTTGTCATGACAACCGTACAGGCGGCAAGGAACTCCACAGAGTGGTTGAAATATGAGGAGGAATGGACcagatacaagatacaatttgGTACGGCATCTATCTATCCATAATTACCTGGTTACAAAACAACcatcaggcctaggaaaaaagttgtttttccggTTACCCGATAGAGCCCAGGCCAACTGAAAGCAGCTATTTTGGACACAATTTGCAATTTGATATCTGAATGTTGAAAACTTTGTAGAATCGATTTCCAACATGTTCTCCTCGCTTCTGAACCAAAAGAAAATTATGCTTGTATAATTAAGATATGATTAATTTAAGTTTCCTTTTTTAAACTGCAATTCTTGGATCATTTCAGTCGAAatagaaaatacaattttcagtAACGTAATCGGAAACGCAAAAGTCATTTTCTTAGGCCTTATGACAGTCAATGGCTAAAAATAGTATAACTCCAGATTGTACAGAATGCATTCAGGCTTCtctcatacatgtaacgttaacaaatactagtatacgCATTAGTAAACGCAGCCTCAGTTCCTTGACAAAAAACATCGTAACTTATATAACAAATAGAGCCCAAGAAAATACAGTTTTGCTCACCTGTTGACGTCAGCGTGTCAATCCCTTTTCCCGCCAGGAAAAGTGTACACCACGCGAGAGGAGGAGGCTCGCAATGGGAAAATCTTCCGTGAGAACCTGGACTATATTTTCAAACACAACCAGGAGGCTGACAGGGGTTTACACTCCTACAGACTGGGGGTCACACCTTTCGCTGACATGGTAGGTAAAACTCGTCTGTCaggttttgctttgttttgccTGTTTGTGTTTCACAGTGTTTGTTTTCAGAAAGACAATGTGCATTATACGTCACATTTATGGCTCTGACTGATTGGACTATATATGTAATGTGGTTGTGAAAAATTGTACCTGTGACTGTGTAAaaatggaaatacatgtatttttgtttgtgctGTTCGTAGTTCATagaatattgtagagtgacaggatggGAAGGGGAAGAGATGTTGGCCCGGGTCTAGAGTTGGTTCCACAGTTGGCAGAATCGGAAGGTTGATTGGGTCGGATCCAAAATTGGTCCCACAAAGACAGAATCAGCGAGAGATTCACAATAATGGATAGAGCAAGAAGTTCACAAAGCTCTAGATGACTCAATGACGTCGATTTCGATTTCTTATCAATGTTGTAGACACCAGAGGAGTTCGTCCAATCTCGATCAGATGTGGCACGGATTTTCAACAGCCAGAATTCCTCTCTGGACAACTTGAAGACCCACGTACCTTCTAGGAGCAGTTCAAAATTGGAATTCAAAGATTGGCGAGATGACAACGTCATAACGGATGAAGTGCGCAGCCAGGTGGGGCATGCAATGTAATTCTTAAAATAGTCTTTGATTTTATAAGAGATCTAATTTTATGATCGCGTTTATTATGTACTTTGATTATTCTTTTCATCATGGCCCCAATGTGAAAgtcacatgtatatttttagagAAACGAATAGGACTAAGCATAATTTATATGGTGATATTGACAAGCGCGTCAAATGACGGTGCTTTGCGTAACAATGTCGAAGAGCAATTTTTCACAACATTGCTCTTTTTCAGGGTGACTGCAACTCCTGCTACGCAATAGCGGCGGTGAGCTCATgattttgaatatttctttGTGAACTACACGCTGTTTAATCTAACAGTTTCATACCAAGCTGAAATGTCATCTTTTGATGACGCACCTACTACCTCATTCCCGCCGCCAGTCAGAGCCCGGCATAAGAAGACTGAGCGTCACGTTAGCGCTGTTTAAATAAGCGTCCGCCGAGGTCTACAGACTAAATTTTGGCCGTGAAcactcctgtccttggtgctgatagacgtTCAAAGGGCACCAGAAGTAGAAAATCACCAGTTACTGTTTTCTTATGCAGAGTTGCGAACTTCTATTGTTACTTACGGTGCTCATCATTAGAATCCAGTTA
This region includes:
- the LOC118422182 gene encoding oryzain alpha chain-like, whose protein sequence is MNYAVVIGLLVVMTTVQAARNSTEWLKYEEEWTRYKIQFGKVYTTREEEARNGKIFRENLDYIFKHNQEADRGLHSYRLGVTPFADMTPEEFVQSRSDVARIFNSQNSSLDNLKTHVPSRSSSKLEFKDWRDDNVITDEVRSQGDCNSCYAIAAVSS